One stretch of Acropora muricata isolate sample 2 chromosome 12, ASM3666990v1, whole genome shotgun sequence DNA includes these proteins:
- the LOC136892472 gene encoding cuticle collagen 2C-like: MNYRLVFCSLLFVVVSVTAKSTHRGSIFKRSPNPCPPGCPGSCAPACTAVCCAPPPPPPLPPLPPPPPPPPPPPPGPPGPDGPMGMAGPSGPDGPKGPPGPPGLPGPPGLPGLPGAPAGPPGRDGPMGPPGPSGHQGPPGDLGPMGPPGAPGLPGPPAPPGGMPPCPPVCVHTCIKACAPSCCHGRKKRSHLLQ, translated from the exons ATGAATTACAGGCTGGTCTTCTGTTCCCTTTTATTTGTGGTCGTCTCAGTGACTGCCAAATCGACCCACCGAGGAA GTATATTCAAAAGAAGCCCGAACCCATGTCCACCTGGTTGTCCAGGATCTTGTGCTCCGGCATGTACAGCGGTTTGTTGTGCACCTCCTCCACCACCTCCCCTCCCACCACTTCCACCACCACCACCCCCACCGCCACCTCCTCCACCCGGTCCCCCTGGCCCTGATGGTCCAATGGGTATGGCAGGTCCATCTGGTCCCGACGGTCCTAAAGGACCCCCAGGACCTCCCGGACTTCCCGGCCCACCCGGTCTACCTGGACTTCCCGGTGCTCCTGCTGGACCCCCAGGACGTGACGGCCCCATGGGACCACCAGGACCCTCAGGACACCAA GGACCCCCAGGTGATCTCGGACCCATGGGACCCCCCGGAGCTCCCGGACTGCCTGGCCCCCCAGCACCACCCGGTGGAATGCCCCCGTGCCCACCAGTCTGCGTTCACACTTGCATCAAGGCGTGCGCCCCGTCATGCTGTCATGGAAGAAAGAAGCGATCCCATCTCCTGCAGTAA